Proteins from one Anastrepha obliqua isolate idAnaObli1 chromosome 2, idAnaObli1_1.0, whole genome shotgun sequence genomic window:
- the LOC129237045 gene encoding armadillo segment polarity protein isoform X1: protein MSYMPAQNRTMSHNNQYNPPDLPPMVSSKEQTLMWQQNSYLGDSGIHSGAVTQVPSLSGKEDEEMEGDPLMFDLDTGFPQNFTQDQVDDMNQQLSQTRSQRVRAAMFPETLEEGIEIPSTQFDPQQPTAVQRLSEPSQMLKHAVVNLINYQDDAELATRAIPELIKLLNDEDQVVVSQAAMMVHQLSKKEASRHAIMNSPQMVAALVRAISNSNDLESTKAAVGTLHNLSHHRQGLLAIFKSGGIPALVKLLSSPVESVLFYAITTLHNLLLHQDGSKMAVRLAGGLQKMVTLLQRNNVKFLAIVTDCLQILAYGNQESKLIILASGGPNELVRIMRSYDYEKLLWTTSRVLKVLSVCSSNKPAIVDAGGMQALAMHLANPSPRLVQNCLWTLRNLSDAATKVDGLEPLLQSLVQVLASTDVNVVTCAAGILSNLTCNNQRNKATVCQVGGVDALVRTIINAGDREEITEPAVCALRHLTSRHVDSESAQNAVRLNYGLSVIVKLLHPPSRWPLIKAVIGLIRNLALCSANHAPLREHGAIHNLVRLLMRAFQDTERQRSSVATTGSQQPSAYADGVRMEEIVEGTVGALHILARESHNRALIRQQSVIPIFVRLLFNEIENIQRVAAGVLCELAADKEGAEMIEQEGATGPLTDLLHSRNEGVATYAAAVLFRMSEDKPQDYKKRLSIELTNSLLREDNNMWGNADLGMGPDLQDMLGPEQAYEGLYGQGPPSVHSSHGGRAFQQGYDTLPIDSMQGLEISSPVGGGGGGGNSVPPSGAPTSPYSMDMDVGEIDAGALNFDLDAMPTPPNDNNNLAAWYDTDC, encoded by the exons TGTCGCATAACAACCAATATAATCCCCCTGACCTTCCGCCGATGGTCTCATCCAAGGAGCAGACGTTAATGTGGCAGCAGAATTCGTACCTCGGCGATTCTGGTATTCATTCCGGTGCAGTTACACAAGTGCCGTCATTGTCGGGCAAAGAGGATGAGGAAATGGAGGGCGATCCACTTATGTTCGATTTGGATACAGGATTTCCACAGAATTTTACACAGGATCAAGTGGATGATATGAATCAACAATTGAGCCAGACGCGTTCACAACGCGTACGTGCCGCAATGTTCCCTGAGACTTTGGAAGAGGGCATAGAAATACCTTCGACTCAGTTCGATCCACAACAACCAACTGCTGTGCAGCGTTTATCAGAACCatcacaaatgctaaaacatgCCGTAGTAAATCTGATCAACTACCAAGATGATGCTGAGTTGGCCACACGTGCCATACCCGAATTGATAAAGTTGTTGAACGATGAAGATCAGGTGGTTGTTTCGCAGGCCGCCATGATGGTCCATCAACTGTCAAAGAAGGAGGCTTCTCGCCATGCAATAATGAACAGTCCCCAAATGGTGGCTGCTCTTGTGCGCGCCATTTCCAATAGTAACGACTTGGAGAGCACTAAGGCTGCAGTAGGCACTCTACATAATTTGTCACATCATCGCCAGGGCCTGTTGGCAATTTTCAAAAGCGGTGGCATTCCAGCTTTGGTGAAGTTGCTCTCTTCACCCGTTGAAAGTGTGTTATTTTATGCCATAACCACATTGCATAATTTGCTGTTGCATCAAGATGGTTCGAAAATGGCTGTACGCCTGGCAGGTGGCCTCCAGAAAATGGTCACCTTGTTGCAACGCAATAATGTCAAATTTTTGGCCATCGTTACTGACTGCCTACAGATTTTGGCCTATGGAAATCAAGAGAGTAAATTGATAATACTGGCTTCGGGTGGTCCCAATGAATTGGTACGAATAATGCGCTCATATGACTATGAGAAGTTGCTTTGGACTACTTCGCGTGTGCTGAAGGTGCTCTCGGTATGCTCCAGCAATAAGCCAGCCATTGTTGATGCTGGCGGCATGCAAGCTTTGGCTATGCATTTGGCCAATCCCTCTCCACGTCTGGTGCAGAATTGTTTGTGGACATTACGCAATCTTTCGGACGCTGCTACCAAGGTTGATGGTCTCGAACCATTACTGCAATCCTTAGTCCAAGTATTAGCTTCAACAGACGTTAACGTCGTAACCTGTGCTGCTGGCATTCTCTCGAATTTAACTTGCAACAATCAACGCAACAAAGCCACTGTTTGCCAAGTTGGTGGCGTCGATGCACTTGTACGCACTATCATAAACGCCGGTGATCGCGAAGAGATTACCGAACCCGCAGTGTGCGCACTGCGCCACTTGACTTCACGTCACGTTGACTCGGAATCTGCACAAAATGCTGTGCGTCTCAACTATGGGTTGTCGGTGATTGTAAAGCTTTTACATCCTCCATCACGTTGGCCGCTAATCAAGGCCGTCATTGGTTTGATACGCAACTTGGCCTTGTGTTCGGCCAATCATGCACCACTGCGTGAACATGGTGCCATACATAATTTGGTGCGTCTGCTGATGCGTGCATTCCAGGACACCGAACGT CAACGTTCTTCTGTTGCCACAACCGGATCTCAACAGCCATCTGCTTACGCCGACGGCGTACGTATGGAAGAGATTGTCGAAGGCACTGTTGGTGCTCTACATATATTAGCACGTGAATCACACAATCGCGCTTTGATTCGCCAACAATCAGTTATACCAATATTTGTACGCCTACTTTTCAACGAAATCGAAAATATACAG CGCGTTGCCGCTGGAGTACTTTGTGAGTTGGCCGCCGATAAAGAGGGCGCCGAAATGATCGAGCAAGAGGGTGCCACTGGTCCGCTGACCGATCTATTGCACTCGCGCAACGAAGGTGTTGCAACGTATGCAGCAGCTGTACTCTTTCGTATGAGTGAAGACAAGCCGCAAGATTATAAGAAACGTCTTTCTATTGAATTAACTAATTCATTGTTGCGAGAAGACAACAACATGTGGGGCAATGCCGATCTAGGCATGGGTCCGGATTTACAG GATATGCTTGGACCCGAACAAGCATATGAGGGTTTATATGGGCAAGGCCCGCCGAGTGTACACAGCTCACATGGAGGTCGAGCATTCCAACAAG GATATGATACTTTACCAATAGATTCGATGCAAGGCTTGGAGATTAGCAGCCCAGTTGGAGGCGGTGGCGGCGGTGGCAACAGTGTACCACCAAGTGGCGCACCAACGTCGCCATATTCAATGGATATGGATGTAGGTGAGATCGACGCTGGGGCCTTGAACTTTGACTTGGATGCAATGCCGACACCAccaaatgacaacaacaacttgGCCGCTTGGTATGACACTGACTGTTAG
- the LOC129237045 gene encoding armadillo segment polarity protein isoform X4, with product MSYMPAQNRTMSHNNQYNPPDLPPMVSSKEQTLMWQQNSYLGDSGIHSGAVTQVPSLSGKEDEEMEGDPLMFDLDTGFPQNFTQDQVDDMNQQLSQTRSQRVRAAMFPETLEEGIEIPSTQFDPQQPTAVQRLSEPSQMLKHAVVNLINYQDDAELATRAIPELIKLLNDEDQVVVSQAAMMVHQLSKKEASRHAIMNSPQMVAALVRAISNSNDLESTKAAVGTLHNLSHHRQGLLAIFKSGGIPALVKLLSSPVESVLFYAITTLHNLLLHQDGSKMAVRLAGGLQKMVTLLQRNNVKFLAIVTDCLQILAYGNQESKLIILASGGPNELVRIMRSYDYEKLLWTTSRVLKVLSVCSSNKPAIVDAGGMQALAMHLANPSPRLVQNCLWTLRNLSDAATKVDGLEPLLQSLVQVLASTDVNVVTCAAGILSNLTCNNQRNKATVCQVGGVDALVRTIINAGDREEITEPAVCALRHLTSRHVDSESAQNAVRLNYGLSVIVKLLHPPSRWPLIKAVIGLIRNLALCSANHAPLREHGAIHNLVRLLMRAFQDTERQRSSVATTGSQQPSAYADGVRMEEIVEGTVGALHILARESHNRALIRQQSVIPIFVRLLFNEIENIQRVAAGVLCELAADKEGAEMIEQEGATGPLTDLLHSRNEGVATYAAAVLFRMSEDKPQDYKKRLSIELTNSLLREDNNMWGNADLGMGPDLQDMILYQ from the exons TGTCGCATAACAACCAATATAATCCCCCTGACCTTCCGCCGATGGTCTCATCCAAGGAGCAGACGTTAATGTGGCAGCAGAATTCGTACCTCGGCGATTCTGGTATTCATTCCGGTGCAGTTACACAAGTGCCGTCATTGTCGGGCAAAGAGGATGAGGAAATGGAGGGCGATCCACTTATGTTCGATTTGGATACAGGATTTCCACAGAATTTTACACAGGATCAAGTGGATGATATGAATCAACAATTGAGCCAGACGCGTTCACAACGCGTACGTGCCGCAATGTTCCCTGAGACTTTGGAAGAGGGCATAGAAATACCTTCGACTCAGTTCGATCCACAACAACCAACTGCTGTGCAGCGTTTATCAGAACCatcacaaatgctaaaacatgCCGTAGTAAATCTGATCAACTACCAAGATGATGCTGAGTTGGCCACACGTGCCATACCCGAATTGATAAAGTTGTTGAACGATGAAGATCAGGTGGTTGTTTCGCAGGCCGCCATGATGGTCCATCAACTGTCAAAGAAGGAGGCTTCTCGCCATGCAATAATGAACAGTCCCCAAATGGTGGCTGCTCTTGTGCGCGCCATTTCCAATAGTAACGACTTGGAGAGCACTAAGGCTGCAGTAGGCACTCTACATAATTTGTCACATCATCGCCAGGGCCTGTTGGCAATTTTCAAAAGCGGTGGCATTCCAGCTTTGGTGAAGTTGCTCTCTTCACCCGTTGAAAGTGTGTTATTTTATGCCATAACCACATTGCATAATTTGCTGTTGCATCAAGATGGTTCGAAAATGGCTGTACGCCTGGCAGGTGGCCTCCAGAAAATGGTCACCTTGTTGCAACGCAATAATGTCAAATTTTTGGCCATCGTTACTGACTGCCTACAGATTTTGGCCTATGGAAATCAAGAGAGTAAATTGATAATACTGGCTTCGGGTGGTCCCAATGAATTGGTACGAATAATGCGCTCATATGACTATGAGAAGTTGCTTTGGACTACTTCGCGTGTGCTGAAGGTGCTCTCGGTATGCTCCAGCAATAAGCCAGCCATTGTTGATGCTGGCGGCATGCAAGCTTTGGCTATGCATTTGGCCAATCCCTCTCCACGTCTGGTGCAGAATTGTTTGTGGACATTACGCAATCTTTCGGACGCTGCTACCAAGGTTGATGGTCTCGAACCATTACTGCAATCCTTAGTCCAAGTATTAGCTTCAACAGACGTTAACGTCGTAACCTGTGCTGCTGGCATTCTCTCGAATTTAACTTGCAACAATCAACGCAACAAAGCCACTGTTTGCCAAGTTGGTGGCGTCGATGCACTTGTACGCACTATCATAAACGCCGGTGATCGCGAAGAGATTACCGAACCCGCAGTGTGCGCACTGCGCCACTTGACTTCACGTCACGTTGACTCGGAATCTGCACAAAATGCTGTGCGTCTCAACTATGGGTTGTCGGTGATTGTAAAGCTTTTACATCCTCCATCACGTTGGCCGCTAATCAAGGCCGTCATTGGTTTGATACGCAACTTGGCCTTGTGTTCGGCCAATCATGCACCACTGCGTGAACATGGTGCCATACATAATTTGGTGCGTCTGCTGATGCGTGCATTCCAGGACACCGAACGT CAACGTTCTTCTGTTGCCACAACCGGATCTCAACAGCCATCTGCTTACGCCGACGGCGTACGTATGGAAGAGATTGTCGAAGGCACTGTTGGTGCTCTACATATATTAGCACGTGAATCACACAATCGCGCTTTGATTCGCCAACAATCAGTTATACCAATATTTGTACGCCTACTTTTCAACGAAATCGAAAATATACAG CGCGTTGCCGCTGGAGTACTTTGTGAGTTGGCCGCCGATAAAGAGGGCGCCGAAATGATCGAGCAAGAGGGTGCCACTGGTCCGCTGACCGATCTATTGCACTCGCGCAACGAAGGTGTTGCAACGTATGCAGCAGCTGTACTCTTTCGTATGAGTGAAGACAAGCCGCAAGATTATAAGAAACGTCTTTCTATTGAATTAACTAATTCATTGTTGCGAGAAGACAACAACATGTGGGGCAATGCCGATCTAGGCATGGGTCCGGATTTACAG GATATGATACTTTACCAATAG
- the LOC129237045 gene encoding armadillo segment polarity protein isoform X2 codes for MSYMPAQNRTMSHNNQYNPPDLPPMVSSKEQTLMWQQNSYLGDSGIHSGAVTQVPSLSGKEDEEMEGDPLMFDLDTGFPQNFTQDQVDDMNQQLSQTRSQRVRAAMFPETLEEGIEIPSTQFDPQQPTAVQRLSEPSQMLKHAVVNLINYQDDAELATRAIPELIKLLNDEDQVVVSQAAMMVHQLSKKEASRHAIMNSPQMVAALVRAISNSNDLESTKAAVGTLHNLSHHRQGLLAIFKSGGIPALVKLLSSPVESVLFYAITTLHNLLLHQDGSKMAVRLAGGLQKMVTLLQRNNVKFLAIVTDCLQILAYGNQESKLIILASGGPNELVRIMRSYDYEKLLWTTSRVLKVLSVCSSNKPAIVDAGGMQALAMHLANPSPRLVQNCLWTLRNLSDAATKVDGLEPLLQSLVQVLASTDVNVVTCAAGILSNLTCNNQRNKATVCQVGGVDALVRTIINAGDREEITEPAVCALRHLTSRHVDSESAQNAVRLNYGLSVIVKLLHPPSRWPLIKAVIGLIRNLALCSANHAPLREHGAIHNLVRLLMRAFQDTERQRSSVATTGSQQPSAYADGVRMEEIVEGTVGALHILARESHNRALIRQQSVIPIFVRLLFNEIENIQRVAAGVLCELAADKEGAEMIEQEGATGPLTDLLHSRNEGVATYAAAVLFRMSEDKPQDYKKRLSIELTNSLLREDNNMWGNADLGMGPDLQDMLGPEQAYEGLYGQGPPSVHSSHGGRAFQQVKPA; via the exons TGTCGCATAACAACCAATATAATCCCCCTGACCTTCCGCCGATGGTCTCATCCAAGGAGCAGACGTTAATGTGGCAGCAGAATTCGTACCTCGGCGATTCTGGTATTCATTCCGGTGCAGTTACACAAGTGCCGTCATTGTCGGGCAAAGAGGATGAGGAAATGGAGGGCGATCCACTTATGTTCGATTTGGATACAGGATTTCCACAGAATTTTACACAGGATCAAGTGGATGATATGAATCAACAATTGAGCCAGACGCGTTCACAACGCGTACGTGCCGCAATGTTCCCTGAGACTTTGGAAGAGGGCATAGAAATACCTTCGACTCAGTTCGATCCACAACAACCAACTGCTGTGCAGCGTTTATCAGAACCatcacaaatgctaaaacatgCCGTAGTAAATCTGATCAACTACCAAGATGATGCTGAGTTGGCCACACGTGCCATACCCGAATTGATAAAGTTGTTGAACGATGAAGATCAGGTGGTTGTTTCGCAGGCCGCCATGATGGTCCATCAACTGTCAAAGAAGGAGGCTTCTCGCCATGCAATAATGAACAGTCCCCAAATGGTGGCTGCTCTTGTGCGCGCCATTTCCAATAGTAACGACTTGGAGAGCACTAAGGCTGCAGTAGGCACTCTACATAATTTGTCACATCATCGCCAGGGCCTGTTGGCAATTTTCAAAAGCGGTGGCATTCCAGCTTTGGTGAAGTTGCTCTCTTCACCCGTTGAAAGTGTGTTATTTTATGCCATAACCACATTGCATAATTTGCTGTTGCATCAAGATGGTTCGAAAATGGCTGTACGCCTGGCAGGTGGCCTCCAGAAAATGGTCACCTTGTTGCAACGCAATAATGTCAAATTTTTGGCCATCGTTACTGACTGCCTACAGATTTTGGCCTATGGAAATCAAGAGAGTAAATTGATAATACTGGCTTCGGGTGGTCCCAATGAATTGGTACGAATAATGCGCTCATATGACTATGAGAAGTTGCTTTGGACTACTTCGCGTGTGCTGAAGGTGCTCTCGGTATGCTCCAGCAATAAGCCAGCCATTGTTGATGCTGGCGGCATGCAAGCTTTGGCTATGCATTTGGCCAATCCCTCTCCACGTCTGGTGCAGAATTGTTTGTGGACATTACGCAATCTTTCGGACGCTGCTACCAAGGTTGATGGTCTCGAACCATTACTGCAATCCTTAGTCCAAGTATTAGCTTCAACAGACGTTAACGTCGTAACCTGTGCTGCTGGCATTCTCTCGAATTTAACTTGCAACAATCAACGCAACAAAGCCACTGTTTGCCAAGTTGGTGGCGTCGATGCACTTGTACGCACTATCATAAACGCCGGTGATCGCGAAGAGATTACCGAACCCGCAGTGTGCGCACTGCGCCACTTGACTTCACGTCACGTTGACTCGGAATCTGCACAAAATGCTGTGCGTCTCAACTATGGGTTGTCGGTGATTGTAAAGCTTTTACATCCTCCATCACGTTGGCCGCTAATCAAGGCCGTCATTGGTTTGATACGCAACTTGGCCTTGTGTTCGGCCAATCATGCACCACTGCGTGAACATGGTGCCATACATAATTTGGTGCGTCTGCTGATGCGTGCATTCCAGGACACCGAACGT CAACGTTCTTCTGTTGCCACAACCGGATCTCAACAGCCATCTGCTTACGCCGACGGCGTACGTATGGAAGAGATTGTCGAAGGCACTGTTGGTGCTCTACATATATTAGCACGTGAATCACACAATCGCGCTTTGATTCGCCAACAATCAGTTATACCAATATTTGTACGCCTACTTTTCAACGAAATCGAAAATATACAG CGCGTTGCCGCTGGAGTACTTTGTGAGTTGGCCGCCGATAAAGAGGGCGCCGAAATGATCGAGCAAGAGGGTGCCACTGGTCCGCTGACCGATCTATTGCACTCGCGCAACGAAGGTGTTGCAACGTATGCAGCAGCTGTACTCTTTCGTATGAGTGAAGACAAGCCGCAAGATTATAAGAAACGTCTTTCTATTGAATTAACTAATTCATTGTTGCGAGAAGACAACAACATGTGGGGCAATGCCGATCTAGGCATGGGTCCGGATTTACAG GATATGCTTGGACCCGAACAAGCATATGAGGGTTTATATGGGCAAGGCCCGCCGAGTGTACACAGCTCACATGGAGGTCGAGCATTCCAACAAG TTAAGCCAGCCTAA
- the LOC129237045 gene encoding armadillo segment polarity protein isoform X3 yields MSYMPAQNRTMSHNNQYNPPDLPPMVSSKEQTLMWQQNSYLGDSGIHSGAVTQVPSLSGKEDEEMEGDPLMFDLDTGFPQNFTQDQVDDMNQQLSQTRSQRVRAAMFPETLEEGIEIPSTQFDPQQPTAVQRLSEPSQMLKHAVVNLINYQDDAELATRAIPELIKLLNDEDQVVVSQAAMMVHQLSKKEASRHAIMNSPQMVAALVRAISNSNDLESTKAAVGTLHNLSHHRQGLLAIFKSGGIPALVKLLSSPVESVLFYAITTLHNLLLHQDGSKMAVRLAGGLQKMVTLLQRNNVKFLAIVTDCLQILAYGNQESKLIILASGGPNELVRIMRSYDYEKLLWTTSRVLKVLSVCSSNKPAIVDAGGMQALAMHLANPSPRLVQNCLWTLRNLSDAATKVDGLEPLLQSLVQVLASTDVNVVTCAAGILSNLTCNNQRNKATVCQVGGVDALVRTIINAGDREEITEPAVCALRHLTSRHVDSESAQNAVRLNYGLSVIVKLLHPPSRWPLIKAVIGLIRNLALCSANHAPLREHGAIHNLVRLLMRAFQDTERQRSSVATTGSQQPSAYADGVRMEEIVEGTVGALHILARESHNRALIRQQSVIPIFVRLLFNEIENIQRVAAGVLCELAADKEGAEMIEQEGATGPLTDLLHSRNEGVATYAAAVLFRMSEDKPQDYKKRLSIELTNSLLREDNNMWGNADLGMGPDLQLSQPNIYHH; encoded by the exons TGTCGCATAACAACCAATATAATCCCCCTGACCTTCCGCCGATGGTCTCATCCAAGGAGCAGACGTTAATGTGGCAGCAGAATTCGTACCTCGGCGATTCTGGTATTCATTCCGGTGCAGTTACACAAGTGCCGTCATTGTCGGGCAAAGAGGATGAGGAAATGGAGGGCGATCCACTTATGTTCGATTTGGATACAGGATTTCCACAGAATTTTACACAGGATCAAGTGGATGATATGAATCAACAATTGAGCCAGACGCGTTCACAACGCGTACGTGCCGCAATGTTCCCTGAGACTTTGGAAGAGGGCATAGAAATACCTTCGACTCAGTTCGATCCACAACAACCAACTGCTGTGCAGCGTTTATCAGAACCatcacaaatgctaaaacatgCCGTAGTAAATCTGATCAACTACCAAGATGATGCTGAGTTGGCCACACGTGCCATACCCGAATTGATAAAGTTGTTGAACGATGAAGATCAGGTGGTTGTTTCGCAGGCCGCCATGATGGTCCATCAACTGTCAAAGAAGGAGGCTTCTCGCCATGCAATAATGAACAGTCCCCAAATGGTGGCTGCTCTTGTGCGCGCCATTTCCAATAGTAACGACTTGGAGAGCACTAAGGCTGCAGTAGGCACTCTACATAATTTGTCACATCATCGCCAGGGCCTGTTGGCAATTTTCAAAAGCGGTGGCATTCCAGCTTTGGTGAAGTTGCTCTCTTCACCCGTTGAAAGTGTGTTATTTTATGCCATAACCACATTGCATAATTTGCTGTTGCATCAAGATGGTTCGAAAATGGCTGTACGCCTGGCAGGTGGCCTCCAGAAAATGGTCACCTTGTTGCAACGCAATAATGTCAAATTTTTGGCCATCGTTACTGACTGCCTACAGATTTTGGCCTATGGAAATCAAGAGAGTAAATTGATAATACTGGCTTCGGGTGGTCCCAATGAATTGGTACGAATAATGCGCTCATATGACTATGAGAAGTTGCTTTGGACTACTTCGCGTGTGCTGAAGGTGCTCTCGGTATGCTCCAGCAATAAGCCAGCCATTGTTGATGCTGGCGGCATGCAAGCTTTGGCTATGCATTTGGCCAATCCCTCTCCACGTCTGGTGCAGAATTGTTTGTGGACATTACGCAATCTTTCGGACGCTGCTACCAAGGTTGATGGTCTCGAACCATTACTGCAATCCTTAGTCCAAGTATTAGCTTCAACAGACGTTAACGTCGTAACCTGTGCTGCTGGCATTCTCTCGAATTTAACTTGCAACAATCAACGCAACAAAGCCACTGTTTGCCAAGTTGGTGGCGTCGATGCACTTGTACGCACTATCATAAACGCCGGTGATCGCGAAGAGATTACCGAACCCGCAGTGTGCGCACTGCGCCACTTGACTTCACGTCACGTTGACTCGGAATCTGCACAAAATGCTGTGCGTCTCAACTATGGGTTGTCGGTGATTGTAAAGCTTTTACATCCTCCATCACGTTGGCCGCTAATCAAGGCCGTCATTGGTTTGATACGCAACTTGGCCTTGTGTTCGGCCAATCATGCACCACTGCGTGAACATGGTGCCATACATAATTTGGTGCGTCTGCTGATGCGTGCATTCCAGGACACCGAACGT CAACGTTCTTCTGTTGCCACAACCGGATCTCAACAGCCATCTGCTTACGCCGACGGCGTACGTATGGAAGAGATTGTCGAAGGCACTGTTGGTGCTCTACATATATTAGCACGTGAATCACACAATCGCGCTTTGATTCGCCAACAATCAGTTATACCAATATTTGTACGCCTACTTTTCAACGAAATCGAAAATATACAG CGCGTTGCCGCTGGAGTACTTTGTGAGTTGGCCGCCGATAAAGAGGGCGCCGAAATGATCGAGCAAGAGGGTGCCACTGGTCCGCTGACCGATCTATTGCACTCGCGCAACGAAGGTGTTGCAACGTATGCAGCAGCTGTACTCTTTCGTATGAGTGAAGACAAGCCGCAAGATTATAAGAAACGTCTTTCTATTGAATTAACTAATTCATTGTTGCGAGAAGACAACAACATGTGGGGCAATGCCGATCTAGGCATGGGTCCGGATTTACAG TTAAGCCAGCCTAACATATATCATcactaa